CAAATCTCATGGCGATGCTGCACTACTCGGATAGCTACGGTGATACCAACAACCGCGTAGAATCCAGGGTAAATCTTGAGAGCTCGTCGGATCGCAAAACGGCGGAAAAGAATTCGCCCGGTTCTTTTATATTCCGAAAAAAGCAAACCTGAAATCAGAAAACCACTTACCACAAAGAATAGGTCAACGCCGCTCCAACATGGGCGCCAAACACCAGCATCCCATGTTGGCGTCCGAAGGATTGCACTATGGCAAATCAGCACCATAAGTATGGCAACGCCTCTGAGAACATCCAGTTGCAAATTCCGCGCAGACGTGCTCAAGGAAGCGGCAAAGGTCATATGTCTATCCTCCATTAGTGGGTCCACTAGCAATCTCGTCGCATCTTGCGATTTCAGCGGCGAATGTTCCTAATCTCCAAGCAAATGGCCGAATGCCCAGCTAACTGCACGACTTGTCTTGCTTCTTACACAAAGGGGTATGGGGATACGGTCAGAAATTCAAATGACACGATGTGGAAAGCGGGATGTTTGGGGGAGTTCAGAATACAGCGAAGCGTTTTACAGATCAACCCAAATCCATCGCAATTTTTCACGAATTGCGTTAACTCAGCTGCCAGGAATCGCTAAATTAATTCGTTTGTCTATTGTAAGGACCTGTTTGCAGAGACTTGTTACCCAGTTCCACCAACTGCCGCCATACTGCCTCCACCTGGGCGCGCAGTTCGGTCAGATCGCCGGCATTTTCGAGGACAAAATCTGCCCGCGAGACCTTTACAGCATCGCTCAACTGCTTTGCCAGCCGCGACCGGGCATCGGCTGCGATGCGATCGTCCCAGCCGGACGGCGACAATCGGGCGACGTACCGGGCGATTTTCAGCTCATCCGGAGCGGTCACGGCGATAATCCGGTCAAACCGGCGACGCCAGTACGACAAAACCCCCTCGGACTCGCCGCGCAGCCGTGCGTCCCGCTCCACTTCGTAGATCAGTGCCGACTCGACGACTGCGATCGCCCTGGGATCGCGCAGGAAGACTTCCCGCATCCAGTCTCCCTGCACGGCAATCACCGCTGGATGGACGATTGCGTTCAGTTCATTGAGCCTGCCGCCGCGAAACGCTAATTCCGCCAGCCGCGCCCGGTCCAGCTTGCTATCCGGGGCTACGACGCCGGGCCCGAAGACTTCAACGATCTCGTCATACACGGGATGGCCCGGTTCCATGAGTGCTCGGGCGAGCTCATCCGCCTCGATCACCTCCGCGCCAAGTTCGCGCAGATGGCCCGATACGGTGCTTTTGCCGCTGCCTAATCCACCCGTAAGTCCTACACGCAGCATCTGCTTACAGCCCCCTGCGCATACGGGCCGCACGCACGGTGTTGGACATCAACATCGCAATCGTCAGCGGACCTACGCCGCCCGGCACCGGCGTATACGCTCCGGCGATTTCAAAGGCCTTCGGATGCACGTCGCCTACAATTGTCGAGCCGCGCTTCGAGAAGATCTCCGCCCGCTTGCCGTCCCCAGCGAAAAATTTCTCGAACTCCGCCAGATCGGTGATGCGGTTGATTCCGACGTCGATCACGGTAGCTCCGGGCTTCACCATCTCCGGTGTAACGAAGCCTGCCCGGCCGATGGCGGCGACCAGAATATCGGCCTGACGGGTAATTGCGCCCAGATCGCGTGTCTTCGAGTGGCAGATGGTTACGGTGGCGTTTTCATGTAGCAGCAGCATCGACGCCGGCTTGCCCACGATATCGCTTCGCCCGACCACCACCGCGTGTTGCCCTGAAATCGGGATGCCGCTACGCTTCAAAATCTGAACCACGCCCGCCGGTGTGCATGGCGCGAGCGCAGGGCGACCGGCTTGCAACCGTCCCGCGTTCACGGGATGAAAACCGTCCACATCCTTTTCCGGAACCACCGAATCCAGCAACAGCTTGGCGTTGACCTGTGGTGGCAGCGGAAGCTGAATCAGGATGCCGTCGATTTCTTCGCGGGCGTTCAAGTCCGCCACGAGCGCCAGCATTTCTTCGGTCGTGACCGTCTCGGGCGGCGTGATCATCTCGCTGAACAAACCGAGTTCGCCGCAGGTCTTGACCTTGCTGCGCACATAGATCTCCGAAGCCGGAACATGCCCAACCAAAACTGCCGCCAGACCGGGCCGAATGCCCTGCTCGGCGAGCAGTTTTACCTCTTGCGCCACTTCGCTTTTGATCTCCGCGGCAATCGCCGCACCGTCCAAAACTCTCGCCATCCGTCATCCATCTCCCAAACAGTTATCGTAGCAATTCGTGAGCGTGCCCACCTTCAATCTGCCCTAAGTCGAATCCCAGCCACACTCTTCCGCCATCAAACTCCCGTTGCGGGAGTATTCTGACCACATGTTCTTGCGCCCGTCGCGCCCATTCCGCCGGCAGGGACTGGCCCTGCTTATTCTCGCTTCGATCCTGGCGGCAGCGGCGACATCGAACGCTCAGTCGTCGGGAGGTTCATCCACGCGTCCCGCAATCCCTGACGGCAGGGAGCTCGACATCAAGGACATAGGCGTCGGCGCAGTCCCTATCGACGGGAACTGGCAATTCCGAACCGGCGACGATCCAGCCTGGGCCGCACCCGGATTGGATGATTCCGGCTGGGAGTCGATTCGCACCGAAAAGCCATGGGGGGTGCAGGGCTATCCCGCATACTCGGGATTCGCCTGGTATCGCCGCCATTTGCACATCGCCCTGAATCCCCCACCGGAGCCCGGGGCGAAGCCGGATCTTCTGCTGCTCATGCCGCCGGTGAATGACGCATACCAAGTCTACTGGAATGGCGCTCTCATTGGTCATATCGGCGAGTTGCCACCGCATGCGTCCTGGCCTGTTACAGCCGATCGGCATATTTTCGGCTTTCCAGCAGCGGGATCAGGAGTCCTGGTGATTCGCGTTTGGAAATCGCCTCCCGGTTCTAGCGACTCCGGCCGACTTGGCGGCCCGCGCGACCCCTTGTATATTGGCCGCCATGATGCCATCGCCGGCATCATGGTGGGTTGGGATTACGACTGGCTGCGCAGCAATCTCTATACCATTGGCCTCAATTGCCTCTACGGCGGCGTCGCCTGCCTGGCATTCCTCCTGTGGCTGCGCAGGCGCAACGAAAGTCTAATGCTTTGGTTCGCACTTTTCGCAGGCCTGCCGGTCGTGTGGGGAATTCTCTTTAGTCTCCGTCTTCCCTTCGATTCCACCATTGCGAGCGCAATCCTCCAACCGATCTACGCGCTGCGGAATGTTGCACTCTGGTTCGTGCTCATCGAGCTGTTGCAACTCAAGAGCAATCGAGCTCTTCTTCGATGGGCGCAGTTTCTCGCCGCAATATCGTTAACTACCGGTTCCATCGACGGACTTCTTGGCCTGGCTTACTTTGTGGTGGGATGGACGACCCATTCCTGGATACAGTGGACGGACGCCATCGTGACCGCCATTGGAACAACGATTGAAGTCTTCCCGCTGGTCATCATTGCGCTCGGCATCCGCCGACGGCTCGACGCGGCACGATGGGCCGTCGCTTCCACGGCCTTTCTGTCGCACATGATCATGGTCGTTACGTCGGCCAGCAAGCAAGGCGAACGCTTCACGCATTGGACCCTCTCAAACTTGTTGAGCACGCCGCTTTTTTTCATTCAGGGAATGTACTTCAATGCCGAGATCCTCGCTGACACCGCCTTATTCGTCTCTATTCTCTTCGCCGTCTATCGCTATGGCAAAGAGCAGACTACACGCCGGAGCGCGTTGGAGCTTGAGATCCAGCAGGCGCGTCAGATCCAGCAACTGCTCATCCCCGAGGCCATTCCGCCAGTTCAGGGCTATGCTCTTACCAGCGCCTACCAACCGGCACGGGAAGTAGGCGGAGATTTTTTCCAGGTCATCGCGCTGGAGGATGGCTCCACTCTGATCGCCCTCGGGGATGTCAGCGGCAAGGGACTCCACGCCGCTATGAGCGTCTCGATGATCCTCGGCGTCCTGCGCACTCTCGCGGATTCTTCTCTCAGCCCTGCCGCAATCCTGACCGGCATGAATCGCAGTCTCTATGGCCGCATGGGAGACGGTTTCGCCACTGCGGTTTTTCTGCGCATCACTGCCTCGGGCAGACTGACACTGGCCAGCGCCGGTCACCTTCCGCCCTTTCTCAATCATCGGGAACTGGACTTGCCCGGTTCGTTGCCTCTGGGCCTTACGCCAGCGAGCAGCTACGAGGAAACATCGATCGAATTCCGCCCAGGCGACCAGCTGAGTCTCTATACCGACGGCCTGCTGGAGGCGCGCAATCCCTCCGGCGAACTCTATGGATTCGAACGCCTCAACGCTCTTTTCGCCAGCCGGCCTACTGCCGAGGACGCGGCGCAGGCGGCCGTTGCCTTTGGCCAGGACGACGATATTACCGTGCTCACGCTGACACGGCTGGCTGCAACGGCCTGACGCCACAAGACGCCGGGCGATAGCCACCGCAGTTCATTCCCCAAACGTTGCATCCCGGAAACATCAATATCCGAATGAGTTGGACTCGGAATGGGTATAGTTGTGCCATGTATTCCTGATTGATCGGGGGAACGGGCTGTGCCACGAGGGCTGCGCATCGTCGTCCCCATATTGCTGGGGTTGTATCTTTCTTCCGCCTGCGTGAGCCAACCGGGCACTGCTGAGGCCGCGCCTGCGGCAAAACAGGCACAGACTAATAACTCTTCGATTCTCTCGCTGGGGCCGGGATACATTGCGCTGAATGGCCCGTGGCGCTTTGCGACTGGCGATTCGCCACATGCGGCGCAGGCTGCAACGCCGCTCTGGGCTCAGCCGGGCTTTGACGACCAGCGTTGGGAGACAGTCGACCTGACTCCGCAGCCGGGCAGCTCAGACCCATTCAACGGCGATCCGGCCTTTGTTCCGGGATGGACGACTTCGACGCATCCCGGGTACATAGGCTGGGCCTGGTATAGGCTCAAGGTGCCGCTGGCAGTGCTGCCAGGACAGGAACTCGCTCTGTTGGGCCCGCTGCGTATGACCGACGCATACCAGATGTATGTGAATAGCAAGCTGGTGGGCAGTTTCGGCGACTTTCTGGCGGACAGCGGAACGCCGGTGGCCTACTTTACCCATCCGGTGGAGTTTCCGCTGAAGGATGCTGCGACGCAGAGCGCAACTCCGGTGATGCAGACGATCGCCATCCGTGTATGGATGGGGCCAGTTGGATTTCTGCACTCGCCCTATGCAGGAGGGTTGAACTTTGCTCCCCTGCTGGGCGAGGCGCAAGCCATTCATGCACAGTACGAGTTGCAGTGGCAGGTCAAGCTGCGGGAACTGACCTATCCGCCGATTGAAGCTGTGTTACTGCTGGTATTGGCGCTGGTGCTGGCGAGCCTGACCTTCTTTGACCGTTCGGACCCGGTGTATTTGTGGGCTGCGGCAGTGCTGGTAATTGCGGCGTGCGCAGATATTGCGCTGGTGCTGGCGGCTCTGACCTTTGTTCTCAGCAGCCGGGCATACTTCACCATCTGGGAGGTCTTCATCATTCCGCTCTACCTCGCAGGATGGGTGATGGTCTGGTGGAGATGGTTCCACCTGCGGCGGCCGACCTGGGTTCCTGCGGCGATTGCGGCTCTGACCGTTGCTTATATGACCTCCGAAGCGCTGCGCGAGAATTTCCTTTTCTATGGGCATGTGCCGGCGACTCTTGGTTTTGTCTTTCGCTTCACCCCGGTGCTGGTGCGGCTGATCTTTCTGATCTTCACTATGCTGATCGTGACATCGGGAATTCGCAAGCAGGGGCGGGAAGGCTGGCTGGTGCTCACGGTCATCGTGCCGCTGGCGCTAGCGCTGTTTACGTCGGAGCTGATCGTGCTGCATCTGCCGGTGCTCTGGCATCCTTTCGGCTACGACATTTTTGTGGGGCAGATTGCCGATCTGCTGCTGGTAATGGCTCTGACAGTGCTGCTGCTGCGCAGACTGCTGATTTCGGTTCATCGCCAGCGGCTGCTGGCCCAGGAACTTATGCACGCCCAACAGATGCAGCGGGCGCAGATTCCTGAGACGCCTCCGCTGATTGCCGGTTATGCCGTAACCAGTTCCTATCGGCCTGCGCAGGAAGTAGGCGGAGACTTCTTCCAGATCATGCAGTTGGATGATGGCCAGACGCTGATCGTGCTGGGGGACGTGAGCGGCAAGGGATTGAAGGCTGCAATGGCGGTCTCCATGATCGTAGGTGCGATCCGGATGGCGGCAGAGACGACGACGCAACCTGCGGAGATACTGGCCGCGCTGAATCGCAGGCTCCTCGGCCGGCTGCAAGGGGCGTTTGCAACCTGCCTTGCGCTACGCCTCAACGCCGATGGCGGTTGCACGATGGCGAGTGCGGGCCATCCCCGGCCCTATCGCAACGGAAGCGAATTGGAGCTGCCCGGCGCATTTCCGCTGGGGCTTATCGCGGCTGTCGACTACGACGAGAGCAACTTAGTGCTTCGTCCGGGGGATCAGCTCAGCCTATACACCGACGGGCTGCTGGAGGCGCGCAATGGTGGCGGTGAGTTGTATGGCTTTGAGCGGCTCAAGGCGCTCTTTGCGGCGCGCCCAACCGCTGAAACAGCCGCACAGGCTGCCGTGGCATTCGGTCAGGACGACGATATCACAGTGCTGACCCTTACTCGCATCGAAGCAGGCGAGAGGATGGCCGCAGGCAGGCTTGACGCTGCATTCTCCCCAGTCTGATCCCTTTCGGTACAACAAACCGTTCTTAACTCGTTTCCTGCTTGTGGTTTCACCCGATAGCCGGGATATGCTGTCCTCATGCTTCAAGCTCTGTTACGCAGCTTTTGTTGCACTTTTTTCCTGATACTGATTGCCTGGTTTGCACCATTCTCTTCGGCGCAACAGCTCTCCGGTGGAGGCAAGCTGGAGTCTTCCACGCTTGTTCTCCAAAATCTCACCGACGGAGCCATACCGCTTGACGGCCCATGGCAGTTCCACCTCGGCGACAACCCCGCATGGGCCGCGCCGTCTTATGACGACTCCCACTGGGAGCAGCTAAGCGCAGACAAGCCCTGGGGCGAGCAGAATCACCCAAGCTACACGGGCTACGCCTGGTACCGGCGCCGCATCGCCGTTACTTCTTCCGGACCATCGTCCGACTTGGCGCTCATGGTTCGCCGGATCGACGACGCGTACGAGATTTACTGGAACGGACAATTGATTGGCCGTCATGGAGCGTTTCCGCCGCACGCCGTCTGGTATGCGCAGTCTCAACCGCCCCAGACCTTCGGCTGGCCATCGCCTCAGCAAGGCGTGATGGCCATTCGCGTATGGAAAGCGCCGCTCCTGTCCGAGGATTCCGGTCTCAGCGGCGGCTTTACTGCCGCGCCCCTGGCAGGCACCCCGGCGGCTATCGTCGCCGCGAAGAGCAGGCTGGACTACGAGTGGCTGCGGAGCCGCCAATTCGTCTTCGGCCAAGATCTGATTTACGCCCTCGTCGCACTCATCAGCCTGCTGGTATGGCTTCGCTATCGAAGCCAATGGACGCTCTTGTGGATGGCAACCTTCGCTTTGGCGTCCATCTCCAGGCAACTTGTGTTCATGATGTCTCTATCCTGGCCAATGGCCATCGTGGATGGTATCGCTGCGCCGATTTCCTCGGTTCGCGACATTTCTTTATGGTTCCTGCTGCTGGCTCTTCTGCAACTCCGCGACAAGCAATCCATCCGGACGCTTACTTTGGTCTTTTCTTTCATCAGCCTTGTCGCGACTATCACAGACGGCCTGATCTCCATCTTCTGGTGGACCTCCGATAAGCTGGTCGAAACTCAGATTGCGGATGCAGTGACAACCGCCTTCTATATCTTCACCGCAGCGCTTCCGCTGCTGCTGGTTCCCTTCGCTTTCTCGCGAAAGAGACGGCTTGACGCAGGGTCCAGACTGGTCGCCATTCTGGCCTTTCTGTCCGGAATGATTCAGGTGGTCTCCAACATCGCAGCACAGGGCAGCCGGTTCACCCACTGGACGCTGGCGGACAGAATCGCCGTCCCGCTCTTCGTTCTGGAAGGGAATTCCATCAGCATCGTGCCGCTGGCCGGGATGCTCCTGCTGATCTCTATCGTCTTCGGCGTCTACCGGAATTCCCTCGAAGCCCGCCGCCGGCAGATCGCCCTCGAGCAGGAGTTCCGTGATGCCCAGGAACTGCAACGGGCTCTCATCCCAGAGACGCTGCGAACCCTGGCCGGCTATGCACTCACCAGTTCCTACCTGCCTGCCGCAGAGGTTGGGGGCGATTTCTTCCAGCTTATTCCCGCTGCAAGTGGCGACTCCGGCACGACGCTGGTTGCTGTCGGAGATGTCAGCGGTAAGGGATTGAAAGCTGCCATGAGCGTGGCTCTCATCGTAGGCACCCTGCGCACGCTGGCCGAAACGACCTCCAGTCCGGCCGAGATTCTTGCGGGCATCAATCGGCGTATTTGCGGCCGCTTGCAGGATGGCTTTGTCACATGCCTTATCCTGCGCCTGGGCCCCGAGGGCGCATGCGTTCTGGCCAATGCCGGCCATCCTCCTCCATTTCTGAATGATCGCGAGATGGATGTGCCCGGCGCACTTCCGCTTGGCGTCATGCCCGACCTTAACTACCAGGAATTCCGAACCAGCCTGCGTCCGCACGATCACATGACGCTATACACCGACGGCCTGCTGGAAGCCCGCAACATCACTGGCGAGCTATACGGCTTTGAGCGTATATACAACCTCTTTGCCAAACGGCCCAGCGCCGCCGAAGCAGCTCAGGTTGCGGTAGATTTCGGTCAGGATGACGACATTACTATCCTCACCCTGACCCGTATGGAATAACATCGTTGAACTATCGGATCGTGTCCTTTAGTTCGTCCGCCTGCCCGGCGTATACCTCCTCCGTCGCGGTCCTGACTTCCTTCACAATCCTGGTCCAGACGGGATTAACCTTCGACGAATCCCACGTGCCCGCCGCCAAGGCCTCTTCATAAGCCTTCGACGCTTCCAATGTCTTCTTGTAGGCGGGCAGCTCCTTGACCAACTGAAACGCGGCAGCAATCGCTACGCCTACGTCATCCTTCAGACGCTCCGGAACATTCGCATAGACATCAGCCTTGTGCTCCTCAATCCATTGAAAGGCAATCGGTAAAACTACTTCACTCACCCATAAGTTATAGGCATTGAGAGCTTCTATGCCGGAAATCCAGGACGGATGCATCTCCCAATCCGGATGGACACCTTTCAGGCTGAATTTGGGGTATTCACGTGGAATGTATTCGCAGATCGTCTTAACTTGACCCATCAGGGGACTCTCCTAGCTTGCGCAGTTTGGGTTGAATGTTTTGAATCTCTGGGGGGAGAAACAGTTGAGGTTGGGGAAACACACGCTGAGCGTCTTGTTCCGATCGAGAGTGTATCGCGCTCTCGACACTGGCCAGACGTGCAGAGGTGATATTCAGCGTTTATAGCATTGATGTGCAGTCTCAATCATCTGC
This portion of the Acidicapsa acidisoli genome encodes:
- the coaE gene encoding dephospho-CoA kinase (Dephospho-CoA kinase (CoaE) performs the final step in coenzyme A biosynthesis.) yields the protein MLRVGLTGGLGSGKSTVSGHLRELGAEVIEADELARALMEPGHPVYDEIVEVFGPGVVAPDSKLDRARLAELAFRGGRLNELNAIVHPAVIAVQGDWMREVFLRDPRAIAVVESALIYEVERDARLRGESEGVLSYWRRRFDRIIAVTAPDELKIARYVARLSPSGWDDRIAADARSRLAKQLSDAVKVSRADFVLENAGDLTELRAQVEAVWRQLVELGNKSLQTGPYNRQTN
- a CDS encoding bifunctional 5,10-methylenetetrahydrofolate dehydrogenase/5,10-methenyltetrahydrofolate cyclohydrolase, yielding MARVLDGAAIAAEIKSEVAQEVKLLAEQGIRPGLAAVLVGHVPASEIYVRSKVKTCGELGLFSEMITPPETVTTEEMLALVADLNAREEIDGILIQLPLPPQVNAKLLLDSVVPEKDVDGFHPVNAGRLQAGRPALAPCTPAGVVQILKRSGIPISGQHAVVVGRSDIVGKPASMLLLHENATVTICHSKTRDLGAITRQADILVAAIGRAGFVTPEMVKPGATVIDVGINRITDLAEFEKFFAGDGKRAEIFSKRGSTIVGDVHPKAFEIAGAYTPVPGGVGPLTIAMLMSNTVRAARMRRGL
- a CDS encoding PP2C family protein-serine/threonine phosphatase → MFLRPSRPFRRQGLALLILASILAAAATSNAQSSGGSSTRPAIPDGRELDIKDIGVGAVPIDGNWQFRTGDDPAWAAPGLDDSGWESIRTEKPWGVQGYPAYSGFAWYRRHLHIALNPPPEPGAKPDLLLLMPPVNDAYQVYWNGALIGHIGELPPHASWPVTADRHIFGFPAAGSGVLVIRVWKSPPGSSDSGRLGGPRDPLYIGRHDAIAGIMVGWDYDWLRSNLYTIGLNCLYGGVACLAFLLWLRRRNESLMLWFALFAGLPVVWGILFSLRLPFDSTIASAILQPIYALRNVALWFVLIELLQLKSNRALLRWAQFLAAISLTTGSIDGLLGLAYFVVGWTTHSWIQWTDAIVTAIGTTIEVFPLVIIALGIRRRLDAARWAVASTAFLSHMIMVVTSASKQGERFTHWTLSNLLSTPLFFIQGMYFNAEILADTALFVSILFAVYRYGKEQTTRRSALELEIQQARQIQQLLIPEAIPPVQGYALTSAYQPAREVGGDFFQVIALEDGSTLIALGDVSGKGLHAAMSVSMILGVLRTLADSSLSPAAILTGMNRSLYGRMGDGFATAVFLRITASGRLTLASAGHLPPFLNHRELDLPGSLPLGLTPASSYEETSIEFRPGDQLSLYTDGLLEARNPSGELYGFERLNALFASRPTAEDAAQAAVAFGQDDDITVLTLTRLAATA
- a CDS encoding PP2C family protein-serine/threonine phosphatase, which gives rise to MPRGLRIVVPILLGLYLSSACVSQPGTAEAAPAAKQAQTNNSSILSLGPGYIALNGPWRFATGDSPHAAQAATPLWAQPGFDDQRWETVDLTPQPGSSDPFNGDPAFVPGWTTSTHPGYIGWAWYRLKVPLAVLPGQELALLGPLRMTDAYQMYVNSKLVGSFGDFLADSGTPVAYFTHPVEFPLKDAATQSATPVMQTIAIRVWMGPVGFLHSPYAGGLNFAPLLGEAQAIHAQYELQWQVKLRELTYPPIEAVLLLVLALVLASLTFFDRSDPVYLWAAAVLVIAACADIALVLAALTFVLSSRAYFTIWEVFIIPLYLAGWVMVWWRWFHLRRPTWVPAAIAALTVAYMTSEALRENFLFYGHVPATLGFVFRFTPVLVRLIFLIFTMLIVTSGIRKQGREGWLVLTVIVPLALALFTSELIVLHLPVLWHPFGYDIFVGQIADLLLVMALTVLLLRRLLISVHRQRLLAQELMHAQQMQRAQIPETPPLIAGYAVTSSYRPAQEVGGDFFQIMQLDDGQTLIVLGDVSGKGLKAAMAVSMIVGAIRMAAETTTQPAEILAALNRRLLGRLQGAFATCLALRLNADGGCTMASAGHPRPYRNGSELELPGAFPLGLIAAVDYDESNLVLRPGDQLSLYTDGLLEARNGGGELYGFERLKALFAARPTAETAAQAAVAFGQDDDITVLTLTRIEAGERMAAGRLDAAFSPV
- a CDS encoding PP2C family protein-serine/threonine phosphatase yields the protein MLQALLRSFCCTFFLILIAWFAPFSSAQQLSGGGKLESSTLVLQNLTDGAIPLDGPWQFHLGDNPAWAAPSYDDSHWEQLSADKPWGEQNHPSYTGYAWYRRRIAVTSSGPSSDLALMVRRIDDAYEIYWNGQLIGRHGAFPPHAVWYAQSQPPQTFGWPSPQQGVMAIRVWKAPLLSEDSGLSGGFTAAPLAGTPAAIVAAKSRLDYEWLRSRQFVFGQDLIYALVALISLLVWLRYRSQWTLLWMATFALASISRQLVFMMSLSWPMAIVDGIAAPISSVRDISLWFLLLALLQLRDKQSIRTLTLVFSFISLVATITDGLISIFWWTSDKLVETQIADAVTTAFYIFTAALPLLLVPFAFSRKRRLDAGSRLVAILAFLSGMIQVVSNIAAQGSRFTHWTLADRIAVPLFVLEGNSISIVPLAGMLLLISIVFGVYRNSLEARRRQIALEQEFRDAQELQRALIPETLRTLAGYALTSSYLPAAEVGGDFFQLIPAASGDSGTTLVAVGDVSGKGLKAAMSVALIVGTLRTLAETTSSPAEILAGINRRICGRLQDGFVTCLILRLGPEGACVLANAGHPPPFLNDREMDVPGALPLGVMPDLNYQEFRTSLRPHDHMTLYTDGLLEARNITGELYGFERIYNLFAKRPSAAEAAQVAVDFGQDDDITILTLTRME